In Penaeus monodon isolate SGIC_2016 chromosome 41, NSTDA_Pmon_1, whole genome shotgun sequence, a single genomic region encodes these proteins:
- the LOC119598678 gene encoding alpha-(1,3)-fucosyltransferase C-like yields the protein MGKIWLGAHMEDIDNRMCPHTCTFTTDVRMVRSSDAVLIHLWDVKSRQSLLQFLGPRDPSQPWIMLENETHLRANLNSHLKYSELNGIFNRTFYFRSDADIRMIHGFIVRRGMEASLLPPHWVRQPEMGRENATRLIAVAYISDCIDHSGRLKYISELKKHITVDVYGKCGSLKCGAPRIAKARVRVDTDPCLNAAARKYYFYLAFENAICKDYVTEKLYNVLYYPLVPVVLGGANYSSLLPPNSYIDATQHTPAALAKILVRIAGDPEEYESYLKWKKYYQPSTVGSYKVFCDLCAKLYDERLYENNTISDFHDWFVTKDYCRYA from the exons ATGGGAAAGATCTGGCTTGGAGCGCACATGGAAGATATTGATAATCGAATGTGTCCTCATACCTGCACCTTCACCACAGATGTCCGAATG GTCCGGTCCTCCGACGCCGTGCTGATCCACCTGTGGGACGTTAAAAGTCGCCAGAGCCTCCTGCAGTTCCTGGGCCCCCGCGATCCTTCTCAGCCTTGGATTATGTTGGAAAATGAAACTCACCTTCGCGCTAATCTGAACTCCCATTTGAAATACTCGGAACTCAACGGTATCTTCAACCGCACCTTTTACTTCCGAAGCGACGCTGATATAAGAATGATTCACGGATTTATCGTTCGTCGTGGGATGGAAGCGAGCTTGTTGCCGCCACACTGGGTGCGCCAGCCCGAAATGGGGAGGGAAAATGCCACTCGACTGATAGCAGTAGCGTACATCTCTGATTGCATAGACCACAGCGGTCGCTTGAAGTACATCAGTGAGCTTAAAAAACACATTACCGTAGATGTGTATGGGAAATGCGGATCACTGAAATGCGGAGCTCCAAGAATCGCCAAGGCCCGCGTGCGCGTGGACACGGACCCGTGCCTGAATGCTGCAGCACGAAAATACTACTTCTACCTTGCCTTCGAAAACGCTATATGCAAGGACTATGTAACAGAGAAGCTGTACAATGTGTTATACTACCCACTGGTGCCAGTTGTCCTGGGGGGAGCAAActactcctcccttcttcctccaaaCTCGTACATAGACGCCACCCAGCACACACCTGCAGCGCTGGCTAAAATCCTCGTGCGCATAGCCGGCGACCCGGAG GAGTACGAGTCGTATCTGAAGTGGAAGAAATATTACCAGCCTTCTACTGTCGGGAGTTACAAGGTCTTCTGTGATTTGTGCGCAAAACTTTATGACGAAAGATTGTATGAGAATAATACGATAAGTGATTTTCATGATTGGTTTGTCACAAAAGATTATTGCAGATACGCTTAG